The Neurospora crassa OR74A linkage group I, whole genome shotgun sequence genome segment CAAACACCCGCGCGAAGAGCGAACGGAACATATCCGAGGCCGAAGTTACGACGGCCAATTGACGACTTCAGTGGATGAAAAAGAACAAGGTGGATGAAACTGAGTTTAACACTAACACCTGATGACTCCCAAAGGAATTCGAGCTAGGTACAGAGGGGGTAGTTGAAATATAAAACATCTGATGAAGATTTTGGAAGACGCTGCGGGACGAAAACAGAATGAGGGAGGGGATCTGGTCGGATGCATGTGCCCACGCTGCGCATTGAAGCGTAAAGCCAGCGAGATGAATGAAGCCACCGAGTATACTACCTCAACAACCCCATGTGTTGCGGGACAATCAGTCCTCATCCTGTTGGTACGAAATCTTGCGCATCTCGCCAAGTCTGTGGCGAGCAGCATTCAATGCGTTTTCGAGTTGAAGGATTTCGACCTGTGATGGGGAGAGAATGAATTGGTCAGCAATGAACCATAATAGGCAAGACCAAGGGTACCGGAaatgaaagaggaaggaaatcTCGAAGGAATCACGTACCTGTTGCTCCATCTCGCGCACCTTGAACTCGTGCGACCCAAGCTTGCTGTAGTCCACTTGCTCATCCTCGGCACTGCGGTCCTTGATCATGCTCTGGACTTGTCTGACGAGCGCACGGCAGGCGGCACCGACAGCCTTGCTGGCCTCCTCCAGGCTCTCCTGGTTCTTGCTCATGAAGCCGGCCTTCACACGGCTGGCAGCCACGAGCTGGGCGGTGGAGGCCGCAACATTATTAGATGCAACGATGAGCTGCTCAGGGCTGTTGCGGTTGGAAAGAACACCGTCAGCAGTCTCGATGAGAGTGCTGGTAGAGTTGGCAACAGCCTTGGCGGCGGAAATAAGACCCTCGGTCCATctgttgttcttcttgtaAAAGGCGGTGCGCGAAGACGAGCCACGACCAGCTTGCACAATCTCCTGCTGTGTAGCGGTGGCAGCCTTGATGAGCTGCGCGATAGCGGTGGTAATGGCCATGGCGGCATCGAGGATTGAGTCGTGGACCTTGAGTTCGTAGGTAGTATATCCATCGCGAGGTTTGTTCTTGAGCTTCTGCAAACGGGCAACGGCAGCAGCAATGGCATCGGCTGCCCTGCTGAGTTCTTGATCGACGATGTCGCCAAGGTCACCCTTGTTAGCGAGCTGGCCAAAGCCAGGAGCGAAGGTCTCGACAAGCTTGTTCAGCTTTTGCAGGTTGATCTGGACATCGTTATTGCTGTTGATGACAACGTCGGTCTTCTGAAGTGGATCCATGCCCTCAAGGCGGAAGCTCAACAGACCACGGAAGAACTTGACTGTCGAATGGGCAGATGAACGAGCACCGTTGATCAAAGAGtctcccttcttctcgtcaGTAGCGAGGCGAACGAGACCCTTGGTGTTACTGCACACATCAGCGATGGCGCCGGCGAAAACGTTGGCGTTCTTGATCAGCTCCGCCGGACTGCTGCTGGGACCATCGGCGATGAAGACGTTGAAAGCGGTAGCGAACTCCGTGGCACTCGCAGACGCCTTCTCAATCTGCGAGAGGACATAGGAAGGCGAGGCGTTCTGGTTTCCGGCTTGCATGTCAGAATCGAGCTCATACATGGCATCATCAACACGCTGAACGCTAGCTTGAAGCACAGAGTCGATAATCTCGTTGACCTTCTCCAGCTGGGAGAGGATCAAAGCGTCCAGCTGGCCGTCAAGGGCTGAATCGGAGACACCCTGGTTGTTCCTGAGCTCATTGAGCTCGATCAGTGTCTGGTCCATGCCAGCTTTGTATAcctcgagctcctcctccttctcgcgaAGTAGCGCTTCAAGATCCGAGCTTCCATCCCGTAGCTTGGCTTGGGCCTCTTCCAGTGCTCGTGACTTGATACGTAAGGCTTCCTCTAGATCGGCCATCTCGCGGTTGTACTTGGAAAGCATTGTAGAAAGCTCGTTGCCCTTGCTGCGCTCCAGATTATCGGCGCGGTCCAAGGCCATCCGCAACTCCCTCTTGAGCTTCTCAACCTCGTCCTTATTCGAGCCTTGCAGCCTGTCCTTTTCATGAAGAGCACGATCGCGCTCACGAATCATGTCTGCCAGCTCCAAGTTCTTGGTTTTGATCTCACGCTCAAGCTTCTCCCGCTTCTCAATCGCTTCCTGAGCGGAAGCCGCTTTCAGCTGTACCGTCTTGAACTTTTGGAGGAGATCGAGATGCTCGTGGCGAAGCTGGGAATAGAGCTTCGCAAGCGCTTCATACTTTGTCCTCCAAGTGTTGAGTTGTTCTTGGAGAGCACGGATTTGGTCGTCTCGGCTGTTTATTTGCTGCCCGTAGTTACCCTGGATTTGTTGCAACTCGCTTTCTAGGGCCTTGACCCTTTGGTCGTACTGCTGGAGCATTAGTTGATCCCGCTCGTACTGGGCCCGGGCATTCAGATTCTCCTGTTCAAGCTCAGCAAGCCGCCCTTGAGTCTGCCATTGTGTCTGCTGGGCCATCAAGGCCTCTTGCTCCCTTTGCTGTTGCTCCATCAACCGCCGTTGCTGTTCTTCGAAATCGCGTTGCGCTTGTAGTTGTGCTTGCTGCTGCGCTAGCAacgcctgctgctgctgtgcttCCAAAacccgctgctgctcctcgtATTCCCGGTTCTGCCTGTCAAGCTCATTCTTCCAGAACTCGGCCATGTCATCGGGCTCTTCGGATTTCGGTGCTGGGGGCGGAGGTGTCGGACGCTTTTCGATTTCGTGCTTTGGCCGAGCAGGCAAGGCAGGTGCATTCTCATCCTCGGCCAGGAGGTTGGGCGGATCCTGGGGAAGCTTGGGAATCGTGATCAGACTGGTGAGATAGCGGAGGTTTGAGCACTCGTAGTAAAACTTGACCAGTCGGTAATGCTGGGCATCGTATCTTCCGCGCAACGGTTCCAGCGCCTCGGCGTCGCCAGTAGATGAGTGCATGGCGCGCAACATGCTGGTGATGAACTTGTAGATGCCATAGCTTTCGGTGACGAGGGGGACGAGGGCAGATATCCTGCACTCGTTGTTGCCGACGTTCCGGAAGTGAGAGAAGATGAGCTTCTGGAACTGGTCAATTTTATCCTGCAGCGTCATGAGGTCGGTAATGGTTTCGTAACCCTCGTTCGGATCGTTGATGGCCTTGAGACTGATGTATTCCTCGTACTCGAACGTGCCGTTGAACTCGGGGTGCTGTTGGTGAAACGAAAGCTTGGCAAGGAGATAATAAACGTATTCCTTGATCAAGGGCCCATATCCACGCATACCTTCGCCGCCCATGCCGCGGTTCAGACTGTCAATCCAACCGCGGTTTGCCATGGCCTCTCTCAGTGTCGCCGGGTGGCCCTCCTGTAAGACCTTGTGAATGGTGATGAGGGCCTTGAAAGTCTGGACCTCGTCGGCCATGATAGGCTGAACCTTCATGCCTGCCCAGAAGGATTGGGAAGACTTGTGGTCCCATGTGTAAACGATACAACTTCGAACATGCTTGCGTTTCGGGGCAGACTCTTCGGCGCTGGTGGCCTTTCGGATGTTGATGGCCAGTTCAGCTTCGGATCTGTGCAGCGGCAGCATCGGTCAGTATACATGCGCCTCGCTAGCCATTTGGGAAGTATGATATGGACAAACGCACTTGGTATGATCGAGACTCCGTATGGTCGCCATGTTGGGCAGTCAAAGGGAAGCCGTGTCTTTGAAATgattatattaggtatagaTGGAGTTGGCAGTTGGCAAGTTATTGGGACTGCGATAGTGACCCGTTCTGGCAAAGGGTTGGGGCGCACGGCTTGATGGGTGCTTCAATTAAAGAACGAGGAGCAGTCCAAACTGAGCAATAGATGAGCAGAACTCGAGAATATCACGCGGCGACGAatcttgtcgtcgtcggcgccgtcgtcgtcgtcagccTTTCCACTTGGGCCAACAGGAAGTGAGCTATGACACCTGCGGGTAAAGAAGAAACAGGAGGAAGGTCGTACGGCGCGGGCGTCTGGGTACAGCCACCTGAGTACGGTCTCGCAGCTCCCAGCATCTCGCCTTGGCAATCGTGGCCAATGGAAATACCGGAGGCTTCAGTGGGGGACATTGCAGTGAGGACCCGATTGACGGCCCGCTAATTTGAGATTCATTAAAGACCAGGCCGTCATTTGACTCCCTATGAATGCCCCTTACCCGCTGGCCGCCTGCGGTAGCCCAGGTAACTTCATATTGTAGGTACCTGGAGACGGGACTGCGTACCATTTGGACGGGATGCATCGAACCGCATGATCCATCCAGCCATCTGAGACCCCGCGGAGGTACCCACCTCAGAGTCTCTATTgacaggtacctctacctctaggcagtCTCGCCGGTACAGAGGTACCTACGGATAGAGTaggtagatacctacctcatACACGAGATTGCACCTTGATGGGTAACCTACctcacctagaggtacctagaggtaaggtTCACTTTCTACACTGAAAGGTTTCCCTCGCAAAGAAGGGCAGACCGCTGGGTGAACGCTGCGCTTTATCGGACAGGCCCCCGCACCTTCACTCCAGGCACCCGACCTCATTGAACAGCGACAGCCAGGACACGGGCGTGTTGCGCAAGCTTGGCGCCATCCCGTCATCCATATCATACCCCTGCCCAGTCACTATCACGGGCTTCCCCAGTGTTCGTCACTTGACGTTGGGTGTCGGTGGCAGCCTCATTCTGCAAGTGCTGCTTGTGTCGTTCGTGTCACGGGCATCTGTTTGGTAGTATACCTACTGTAGTGTGCTCTATTCTCGACTTATCCGATCAAATTTCatccttttctctctttgtTCCATCGCACAACCGTCAAACAAAATCACCCCTTAGCACCGATCGAGTTCAACCCTATCGCGACCGCCAGTGCAAGCGACGAAGACATACCCCACCCTACCTTTCACCTGCTCCCCCCCATAACCATTTAGCAACCTACACAAACGCCTTTACAATCAGGAGGGCTTCCAATAGTCCAAGTCGCCATCAACCTCCCCGTCCATCGACTTACCTGCGACAACACCTTTATTTTGTATCGATTCGACGGATTTCAAGATGAACTTCCTCAGATCAACTGCGGCCACCCTGCTCGACAAGTACACGCCTGTCAGCCATACCTCGACATTCCGCAACACAGGACAGATCACGCCAGAAGAGTTCGTGGCCGCCGGCGACTACCTCACCTTCAAGTTTCCTTCGTGGTCATGGGCCGATGCCGATTCACCTAGCAAGCGCCTCCCATTTCTGCCACCCGGAAAGCAGTTTCTCGTTACACGACATGTTCCCTGTCATCGACGCTTGAACGATGACTTTGCTGGCGATGCGGGCCATGAGGAGGCCCTCGTGGAGGGCAACAAGGGTGGTGCCGACGATGACGGCTGGTTGCGGACCGGCAGCATGACCAGCTCACAGCCCCTCAGGGTACGAGAGGTACGCACCGTCGATGATGCCGGCAACGTTGGCGATAGAGAGGTtgtggatgaggacgacatTCCGGACatggaagacgacgatgacgacgaggctATCATCCGGGCTGAGGGCGATAACTCGAACAGGCAAGATAACATCTCCACGTCCCCAGCAGTTATGAGGCACCACTTGAACGTATGCTGACTTGACCGCCTCTTACCTACAGTGGGAAGCGCACCTACACCCTCTACATTACCTACGCCAACGCCTACAAGTGCCCACGCATGTACATGTCAGGCTATCTCTCCAATGGGCAACCGCTCCCCCCTCATCTGATGATGGAGGATATCGTCGGCGACTACAAGGATAAGACAGTAACACTCGAAgactttcctttcttctctcaCAGCGTCAAGATGGCCAGTGTGCACCCCTGCCGTCACGCCTCCGTCATGAAGACGTTGCTGGATCGGGCTGATGCCGCTCTCAAGCTCCGCCGTGAGAAGATGAAAGCCGGCCAGGGTTCGGGAAGCGAACAGGGAATGGAGGGTCTTGTGGATGAGATCAACAAGTTGGACGTCAGCGGGGCGCATGCGAATGCCGTCGAGGCTGCTCCCGGCGAAGATGCCGAGTGGGAGGAGGTTCCACATGACGTCGCCGACCAGGAGGTGGCCATTCGTGTGGATCAATACCTGGTGGTCTTTTTGAAGGTTTGTCTATCAGCTGTTTACCCGGATACAGTGCTGTGCACATGCTGATATTTTCTCTCATAGTTCATTGCCAGCGTTACCCCCGGAATCGAGCACGACTTTACCATGGGTGTTTAAGTCAGACCGCAGCATACATCGTGTCATTGACCTTGTTCGACATTAACTGGGGCCCCTGGcgcattttcttttttgttaaCCTCTTCAACGCGGGCAGGTTTGGGGTTGGGTAATGGGGGCATTATGGGATATGGAGTACTACGGAATTGATAATTTGGCTGGCTGGTTCAAGAGGAACAACAATACTCAATCCTGGAAGTCGCTGTTGACGGAATTAGAACAAACACTAATGTTTTTGACAACAGAAGTACAGGGCTTCTTCATTAGTACTATATCTATGCATGACTCAAGTGTATCCTTCAACATCCCAAGGCGGTTAACAACCGCCCGGCTAGCTCAATCGGTAGAGCGTGAGACTCTTAATCTCAAGGTTGTGGGTTCGACCCCCACGTCGGGCTCAATTCCCGATGTCCTGGGTTACCAGGACACCAcgaattctttttttctttccattttttttctgtttttccGATTTTCAGCCACATGTTGGATGCTGGGACCAGAAGTGGATTGTCCCTTTTTGAGATACTCCAAGACTTGCCCGTGTTCCATCAGAACCGGTCCTGTTCGCATGCAACAGAAAAATGGCGTCGGGTTTTGTAAACAGCCATATGATTCAGTTTAAAACTGCTTGAGCTGGTCCAAAGTTCATCAAACCAGAACCTTGTGTATGCTTACAACGCCTGGTGTTATCAAGACCTCCCTGTAACAAGCCGCTATCATTTGGCTGGCTGTCCCTACATCGTCCATCTCCCACATCCTCTCTGCATCATCAGCTTTCCTTCGTCCCACACCACTGCCATTTCATTCTCAATCACTCCCCTCCGCACCCTCCCCTTCATCCTccccttcatcctcctcctcactaacctcctctcccctctccctcgcctccctcctcaacctctctGCCCTcgctttcttcttctccaacaGCTTTGCCAGCCTCTTCGCCGCATTGAATACCCCGTTCGTCCCACTCCCACAAGCCGCACAGCTCGGATCTTTCCGGTACCTTTTCAGCGCACATGCCTCGCAGAAATAATGCCCGCAGCGTGTGACGACGGGGGAATTCGAATAGGGACCGCGGCAGATAATGCACGCAAAGGGGATGTTTTCTAGGAGAGCTTCTTCGGCTGCGTcggcgtcttcttcttcttcagcagTGTTCTTGGGTTTGTTACGGCGGTCGGCACTGGCGACGACGGTGCCCTGGAGGTTCTTTTTGCCCTTGGTCACGTTCTCCCATTCCTTGTCGAGTTGCCACCCGTGTGCGTAGTCTTCGCGAGCGTGGAGGAATTTGCAGTTGTCGCCGAAACCGCAGAAGCCGGTTTGTTTGTAGCTGTTTTGGGGCATTGGTTAGCTTGGGTTGCAGCTAAGAAGTTGTGATCACACAATtcggaaaagaagggggagggaaagGCGGAAAACACTACTCACTCCTTACAAACATCGGGCGCCATATCAGTAATAGTAATCGTCCTGATATTACTCGGCGCCTTGATCGGCCCAACCTTGCGATTCGGTGCGTTCGGATTCTTTTGTATGTAACTCGCCTGGTTCGCCAGGCCTCTATATGTCCCGTCCGGTTCTCGTTCCGAGTTCTGGACGGcatcatcctctcctcccaccttcttcttggtcttcaTCATGGTCCGCGTCCTCCCCAACAGATTGCCCACCGAcaaatcctccttctcgttgTCCTCGTCGAACCAGTTGCTCCCCTTCGTAGCATCCTGCTTTGTTGCGTCCAGCCTTAACGCAGCGTCCCGGTCGGCTTCGTAGATGGTGTTGCTCCGAATCTGCTCCTCTTTTGTCACCCCACTGTTAGTACTGGCGTTGTGGTCTCTCGACGAGGCCATTACGGCTGCGCTGTGGTGGTTCTTTTTCCTCCGCTTGATGCGCTGGCCTGTTGCTTCGTCCTCGGAGGACTCGAAGTCGGAGGAGTCGTCATCGCTGTCTTTTGCTgcaggtggaggagaggctGGACGTTTGCGCAGGTTTGCTTTGCCCTTTGCGCCGCGCTTCTTGAAGATTGCGACTGGAGCAATGGGGGCGGTTGGGGTCGCTGTTGTGGGTTCGGGTGctgttggtgctgttggTGGTTGCTCGGTGTCCGCCATTGTGAAGTCCAGGTGACGGTATGGGAAAGGATAACAAGTCCGCTGAATTTGACGGCTTTTGGGGGTGATCAGGAATCGTGAAGCTGGTTGCTTGAGGCGGACGGAAGGGTTCGTATGACTTGAGTGCGGGATCGTAGTCGAGGCGAGACGCGACGGAAGGGTAAAGTGGTGAACGacctcatccatcatctgccCGATAAGAACCTTCGATATCGCCAATCGCTACCGTGGATATGTCATATTCAACAGAAGCTCCCAGACCGAAACAGACCGCATGCAGCTGACAAATCCTTGGCACAAACTTGCCCCATCTTTCAGCTGGATTTCAACCAATTAAGGCTTGACTCCGTCGCAAAGCAGATGCTAACATACTGGGCACGTGCTTCTTTTAACTCGACCTAACAAACCCCCATACATGTGATACCCGTTTGTAGTATTGGATCGATAGGTGTACTCTATGGATTACCTACATCACCTCGTAAGGTATCCCCATTTTACCTCTCATTTTGGTTTCGCCTGACACTTTTAAATGTCACCAACCCAAGCAGATATGGTACTTTCCTGGGTATCTACCCTTCTGAGCCTCTGCAAGAAAAATGCTGCTTAGACGGTATAATGTGTTTTGTTAGGTCTACCTATGTTTGAACTTGTATTAACACAACCACACAGATGCAGGAGGACAAGAGTGCGTGTAGTCAAAATGTCTTGCTATTAAATACTGCGTTCCAGCTATCGCTCGCACCAGCGTACCTCAACTTATTCCACTAAACTTCCCCCCAAACCCCCATCTCCTTCCCATTCCCCCATCTCCTTGGGAAGCCAGAAAAACAGTAACGCAGACAATTTTTTCCTTTGCAGTCCTCCTCTTTCCGCgactctttcttttccacaTCCAGTTTCATCCCTTCAAGCAATTTGTCGAAGAGTAGCAGAAGTCCACGGCTTCTGAACGAAAGAAACGCCCGCAAACCCAAGAACCTAAGCCAATCCAAACATGAATAGATAAGAGACAGCGAGGAAGCTGAAGAAAGCCCGAGTTTGGTAGTACAAGGTGCAGCGACTTGCAGAAAACTCACGAGGGCACCATGCAATGATGGGTCACAAGGGGTCTCTGGACAGAAGCGCAGGCTAAACAAGTAAGAAAACAGTGGATGAAGTGATCATCAACGTCATGATAAATTCCGTAGTGTATGGTCGGTTGTGTTCTGTCAAAAGTAGAATGGTGGCTGAAGCGatcgacaagaagaaaatgTCGCCAAATAAAGTGGCAATCTGATTTGTGATTTGGTAACAGTAACCCTTCGGCTAGAGACTATCCGACGAAACTGGAGTTTGTAAAACTGTTCATGCCGCAGATCGTAGGGTTTCAGCCCGTGATGGTGTAGTACTAGGTCCTCTTGAAGGTCCCCTCGAAGACCCTCTGTGTgtatggtgatggtgatggtgtgtACGGTGATTGTGGCCGCGCTTAGAACCACTAGTCAACGTGCCAACATCATGTTTCCCTATGTAAATGTTAGCATACCATACCACGGAAACGTCCTGATAACATAACGTGAGACTACTTACCATCACAACAAGCTCTGACGTTCTCAAGGCGGTCGGCTTCTCGGTCTTGCTGTTCAATCATTTGTCTCACATCCTCAGCGCTGTCCTCGACTTCACTCTGTTCGTAGATGCCGTGAGATGTGTCTCGACCAGAAACGCTCCTGGTGCCTCTCATGCTGCCAAATTTGCTCTCCTTCCAATAGCCACTGATCCGACTAAGAGTGCCGACAGATGGGCGATTCTGGGCGCTTTGCCTGTTGGGCGTAAGGGTCGGAATATTCATTGACATGTCAAGGGCCGGCGAGTCAACACGAAGCGACCTGGAGTTGTAGGACGACAGCGAAGGTGCGCCACGGGAGCCACTTGGCGCTTGCCTCGAGTATTGAGGGTTGAAATCGTTGATGTCATCTCGCGTGATATGCCCGGCTATTTCCTCTGCGTCTGCGTGGCCGTGTTCGTTGGTCCGAAGGAGCAAATAAGAGAGTGCATTGAACCATGTTTCGTGCCGCTGCCCCGTTGTACAGGTAATTTTGACTGACCTGCCGGGCGAGATGATCACCAGACTCTTGCGGTGCAAACCAGGAGGCATAGGATTATCATCCGTCACAACCCGTACAGCCTCGATAGGAACGCTCTTCGCCCTCAATTCGCTGCGACCCGCAGCTGAGGGGTCACGATCACTCCAATACAAGGTTCGTGTGTAAGGATGAACCCAGAAATATCTGCGATGCCGGTTGTCGGACATCTCTCCACGGCCAGCCTTGCGAGTATACTTCCACAGATATTCACCGATCATGGTCTGGGTAATAGCCTGGATCATGCGAGGGTCGGTACCCGTGCCGAACCCATGTGGATCAAAGTCGCCGTTTTGTTGCATCTGGAACCGCGTGTCCATTTCAGAAACAAAAGAGGAGACCGATGACTTGCGGCTATGCTGCGTCAAGCGAGACGGTGAATGAACACCGGAAGCCATGGTTCCATGTGCGGAACCAGCTCTGTCCATGGCACGGGGTGTGGGCGTGCCATGGCCAGACACGTAAGACATGGGAGACATGGGACGTGTATCGCCATTGGGAGTTCGCGGTCGTAATCCCTGACTTTGATTCCTGAGCGCAGAGGCCGATAATAATGGCGGCCCCATGAGACCAGTCATTGGTTGGTTGCCACTTGAGGAGCCAGTTCTGGCAGCTTCAATGGCTTCCTTGTGGTTAGAAGGTAGGGGTGGAACATCGGTTATGAAAGCCCTGCTACTAGCAGAGCTATTTGGTCTCCTAACGGTCGTTGTTCCTTCGTTAACAGCAGTACTGTAATCCGCCATCTTGCCCTTTGAAGAAACGATGCTTTCAGGGATCTCCTGGAAACTCCGGTGCCTCCTGATAGTCGAGAGACTGCCGGTACTCAAAGACGACTCTGACCTCTCCAATTCACGAGTGTGGGACTGATGAGTTCCTGACATCAAAAGCATGTCAATAGCCTCCGAGGTCAATGCTGTTTGCACTTCCTGGTCCACAGTAGCCAATTGTACCTTCTGCTGTGAGTCGGCCTTTTGCTCGGGAGTAGACCGCGAGAGGCCTCCCTCGACAGGTGCGTCAGTTTGTGAGTCATTGGGTATAATGAAAGCATTTCTCTTCGGACTGCGATTCAAGGGAGGCTCGATAGCCAGTGACTGCCAGTCAGCAAAAGCCATTGATGGAGGAAGGCTGAGAGCAGGCTCCAGGGCGAGAGGCTCGATCTCTTGCGCCAGCATTTCTGAAACAGAGAGTGTCGGCGGCAGAGTAGCGGGAACATTCTCTGGTTCGACATCCAATAGCTGGATTTGTGAAACGGACATAGCAGGGGGTGGTGTCAATGGTCTTTCCTCGGGCTCAATGTCATTCGCCTGTATCGACGAGAGTGAGAGCGCCGGTAGAGGGGCGATGGGTCGTTCAACTGGCTTGATATCGCTCGCCTTGATTGAAGAGATGGAGAGCGGTGGCAAGGGAGTAGCTGGCAGCTCGACAGGTTGGATGTCACTCGCCTGAACTGATGAGATAGACAGTGGCGGCAAAGGAGCCGGCAGTTCTTCGACAGGCTCAATGTCACTCGCTTGGACTGAGGAGACCGACAAGGGAGGCAGAGGAGCAGGTGGTTCTTCGACAGGCTCAATGTCACTCGCTTGGACTGAGGAGATTGACAAGGGAGGCAGAGGAGCAGGTGGTTCTTCGACAGGCTCAATGTCACTCGCTTGGACTGAGGAGACCGACAGTGTTGGCATGGGAGCGATCGGTTCCTCGATAGGCTCAATATCGTTCGTTTGGAGCGAGGAGATCGACAACGTCGGCAAAGGAGTGGGTGCTTCCTCAACGGGCTCAATGGCGCTTGCCTGGACTGAAGATACCGACAATGCTGGCAAGGGAACAGGCGGGAGCTCAACGGGCTCGAAGTCGTGTGACCGGATAGACGAAACAGCAAGAGCCGGTGACGGTTCTTCTGGTTCCTGACGGGGCTCCAAAACTTCTGCCTTGATAGGCGAGAGTGAC includes the following:
- the eat-2 gene encoding cytoskeleton assembly control protein Sla2, giving the protein MATIRSLDHTKSEAELAINIRKATSAEESAPKRKHVRSCIVYTWDHKSSQSFWAGMKVQPIMADEVQTFKALITIHKVLQEGHPATLREAMANRGWIDSLNRGMGGEGMRGYGPLIKEYVYYLLAKLSFHQQHPEFNGTFEYEEYISLKAINDPNEGYETITDLMTLQDKIDQFQKLIFSHFRNVGNNECRISALVPLVTESYGIYKFITSMLRAMHSSTGDAEALEPLRGRYDAQHYRLVKFYYECSNLRYLTSLITIPKLPQDPPNLLAEDENAPALPARPKHEIEKRPTPPPPAPKSEEPDDMAEFWKNELDRQNREYEEQQRVLEAQQQQALLAQQQAQLQAQRDFEEQQRRLMEQQQREQEALMAQQTQWQTQGRLAELEQENLNARAQYERDQLMLQQYDQRVKALESELQQIQGNYGQQINSRDDQIRALQEQLNTWRTKYEALAKLYSQLRHEHLDLLQKFKTVQLKAASAQEAIEKREKLEREIKTKNLELADMIRERDRALHEKDRLQGSNKDEVEKLKRELRMALDRADNLERSKGNELSTMLSKYNREMADLEEALRIKSRALEEAQAKLRDGSSDLEALLREKEEELEVYKAGMDQTLIELNELRNNQGVSDSALDGQLDALILSQLEKVNEIIDSVLQASVQRVDDAMYELDSDMQAGNQNASPSYVLSQIEKASASATEFATAFNVFIADGPSSSPAELIKNANVFAGAIADVCSNTKGLVRLATDEKKGDSLINGARSSAHSTVKFFRGLLSFRLEGMDPLQKTDVVINSNNDVQINLQKLNKLVETFAPGFGQLANKGDLGDIVDQELSRAADAIAAAVARLQKLKNKPRDGYTTYELKVHDSILDAAMAITTAIAQLIKAATATQQEIVQAGRGSSSRTAFYKKNNRWTEGLISAAKAVANSTSTLIETADGVLSNRNSPEQLIVASNNVAASTAQLVAASRVKAGFMSKNQESLEEASKAVGAACRALVRQVQSMIKDRSAEDEQVDYSKLGSHEFKVREMEQQVEILQLENALNAARHRLGEMRKISYQQDED
- a CDS encoding autophagocytosis protein Aut1 — protein: MNFLRSTAATLLDKYTPVSHTSTFRNTGQITPEEFVAAGDYLTFKFPSWSWADADSPSKRLPFLPPGKQFLVTRHVPCHRRLNDDFAGDAGHEEALVEGNKGGADDDGWLRTGSMTSSQPLRVREVRTVDDAGNVGDREVVDEDDIPDMEDDDDDEAIIRAEGDNSNSGKRTYTLYITYANAYKCPRMYMSGYLSNGQPLPPHLMMEDIVGDYKDKTVTLEDFPFFSHSVKMASVHPCRHASVMKTLLDRADAALKLRREKMKAGQGSGSEQGMEGLVDEINKLDVSGAHANAVEAAPGEDAEWEEVPHDVADQEVAIRVDQYLVVFLKFIASVTPGIEHDFTMGV
- a CDS encoding pre-mRNA-splicing factor cwc-24, whose amino-acid sequence is MADTEQPPTAPTAPEPTTATPTAPIAPVAIFKKRGAKGKANLRKRPASPPPAAKDSDDDSSDFESSEDEATGQRIKRRKKNHHSAAVMASSRDHNASTNSGVTKEEQIRSNTIYEADRDAALRLDATKQDATKGSNWFDEDNEKEDLSVGNLLGRTRTMMKTKKKVGGEDDAVQNSEREPDGTYRGLANQASYIQKNPNAPNRKVGPIKAPSNIRTITITDMAPDVCKDYKQTGFCGFGDNCKFLHAREDYAHGWQLDKEWENVTKGKKNLQGTVVASADRRNKPKNTAEEEEDADAAEEALLENIPFACIICRGPYSNSPVVTRCGHYFCEACALKRYRKDPSCAACGSGTNGVFNAAKRLAKLLEKKKARAERLRREARERGEEVSEEEDEGEDEGEGAEGSD